Proteins encoded together in one Staphylococcus aureus window:
- the lgt gene encoding prolipoprotein diacylglyceryl transferase gives MGIVFNYIDPVAFNLGPLSVRWYGIIIAVGILLGYFVAQRALVKAGLHKDTLVDIIFYSALFGFIAARIYFVIFQWPYYAENPSEIIKIWHGGIAIHGGLIGGFIAGVIVCKVKNLNPFQIGDIVAPSIILAQGIGRWGNFMNHEAHGGSVSRAFLEQLHLPNFIIENMYINGQYYHPTFLYESIWDVAGFIILVNIRKHLKLGETFFLYLTWYSIGRFFIEGLRTDSLMLTSNIRVAQLVSILLILISISLIVYRRIKYNPPLYSKVGSLPWPTKKVK, from the coding sequence ATGGGTATTGTATTTAACTATATAGATCCTGTGGCATTTAACTTAGGACCACTGAGTGTACGATGGTATGGAATTATCATTGCTGTCGGAATATTACTTGGTTACTTTGTTGCACAACGTGCACTAGTTAAAGCAGGATTACATAAAGATACTTTAGTAGATATTATTTTTTATAGTGCACTATTTGGATTTATCGCGGCACGAATCTATTTTGTGATTTTCCAATGGCCATATTACGCGGAAAATCCAAGTGAAATTATTAAAATATGGCATGGTGGAATAGCAATACATGGTGGTTTAATAGGTGGCTTTATTGCTGGTGTTATTGTATGTAAAGTGAAAAATTTAAACCCATTTCAAATTGGTGATATCGTTGCGCCAAGTATAATTTTAGCGCAAGGAATTGGACGCTGGGGTAACTTTATGAATCACGAGGCACATGGTGGATCGGTGTCACGCGCTTTTTTAGAACAATTACATTTGCCTAATTTTATAATAGAAAATATGTATATTAACGGCCAATATTATCATCCAACATTCTTATATGAATCCATTTGGGATGTCGCTGGATTTATTATCTTAGTTAATATTCGTAAACATTTAAAATTAGGAGAAACATTCTTTTTATATTTAACTTGGTATTCAATTGGTCGATTCTTTATAGAAGGATTACGTACAGATAGCTTAATGCTCACAAGTAATATTAGAGTTGCACAATTAGTATCAATTCTTTTAATTTTAATAAGTATAAGTTTAATTGTATATAGAAGGATTAAGTATAATCCACCGTTGTATAGCAAAGTTGGGTCGCTTCCATGGCCAACAAAAAAAGTGAAGTAG
- a CDS encoding DapH/DapD/GlmU-related protein encodes MRKFLSKTHHHTNPLWRVYRLVKFSKVFKNVIIIEFSKFIPSMVLKRHIYKQLLNINIGNQSSIAYKVMLDIFYPELITIGSNSVIGYNVTILTHEALVDEFRYGPVTIGSNTLIGANATILPGITIGDNVKVAAGTVVSKDIPDNGFAYGNPMYIKMIRR; translated from the coding sequence TTGAGGAAATTTTTATCAAAAACACATCATCATACAAACCCTTTATGGCGTGTATACCGTCTTGTTAAATTTTCGAAAGTTTTTAAGAATGTAATTATCATTGAATTTTCGAAATTTATTCCAAGTATGGTACTGAAAAGACATATATATAAACAACTTTTAAATATTAATATCGGTAATCAATCGTCGATAGCTTATAAAGTAATGTTAGATATTTTTTACCCAGAACTGATTACGATTGGTAGTAACAGTGTTATTGGTTACAATGTAACAATTTTGACGCATGAAGCATTAGTTGATGAATTTCGTTATGGACCAGTGACGATAGGATCTAACACTTTGATTGGTGCAAATGCTACCATTTTACCCGGTATAACGATTGGTGACAATGTAAAAGTTGCAGCTGGTACGGTTGTTTCAAAAGATATACCGGATAATGGATTTGCATATGGCAACCCTATGTATATAAAAATGATTAGGAGGTGA
- a CDS encoding lipopolysaccharide assembly protein LapB has translation MAQKNNNVIPMTFDDAFYRKMAKQKFKQREYKRAAEYFEKVLELSPDDLEIQIDYAQCLVQLGIAKKAEHLFYDNIIYNRHLEDSFYELSQLNIEVNEPNKAFLFGINYVIVSDDQDYRDELDQMFDVKYQSEEQIELEAQLFVVQILFQYLFSQGRLKDAKNYVLHQPQEVQDHRVVRNLLAMCYLYLGEYDTAKALYEALLQEDSTDIYALCHYTLLLYNTKENEQYQKYLKILNKVVPMNDDESFKLGIVLSYLKQYRASQQLLYPLYKKGKFLSIQMYNALAYNYYYLGEEDESHYYWDKLKQISKVEIGHAPWVIENSKEVFDQHILPLLQSDDSHYRLYGIFLLDQLNGKEIVMTESIWQVLENLNNYEKLYLTYLVQGLTLNKLDFIHRGLLTLYHNELFVSENDVMVAWINQGELIIAEKVDLTDVEPYIGAFIYLYFKNQPRNVTKKQITTWLGITQYKLNKMIEFLLSI, from the coding sequence ATGGCGCAAAAGAATAATAATGTAATTCCAATGACTTTTGATGATGCATTTTATCGTAAAATGGCTAAACAGAAGTTTAAACAAAGAGAATATAAACGAGCTGCTGAATACTTTGAAAAAGTGTTAGAATTGTCACCTGATGATCTGGAAATTCAAATTGATTATGCACAATGTCTAGTGCAACTTGGTATTGCTAAAAAAGCAGAACATTTATTTTATGACAATATTATTTATAATAGGCATCTAGAAGATAGCTTTTATGAATTGAGTCAGCTCAACATTGAAGTTAACGAACCAAACAAGGCATTCTTGTTTGGTATTAATTATGTTATTGTTAGCGACGACCAAGATTATAGAGATGAATTAGATCAAATGTTTGATGTGAAATATCAAAGTGAAGAACAAATTGAACTTGAAGCTCAATTGTTTGTAGTTCAAATACTATTCCAATATCTTTTTTCTCAAGGTCGATTAAAAGATGCAAAGAATTATGTCTTACATCAACCACAAGAAGTTCAAGATCATCGTGTAGTACGTAATTTATTGGCAATGTGTTATTTATATCTCGGTGAATATGATACGGCTAAAGCATTGTACGAAGCACTATTACAAGAGGATAGTACAGATATATATGCATTATGCCATTATACTTTGCTACTTTATAACACTAAGGAAAATGAACAATATCAAAAATATTTAAAAATATTAAACAAAGTTGTACCTATGAATGACGATGAAAGTTTTAAATTAGGTATTGTATTAAGTTATTTAAAGCAGTATCGTGCATCACAACAATTGTTGTACCCTTTATATAAAAAAGGGAAATTTTTATCAATTCAAATGTACAATGCTTTAGCATATAATTATTATTATTTAGGTGAAGAAGACGAAAGTCATTACTACTGGGATAAATTGAAGCAAATTTCTAAAGTGGAAATTGGACATGCGCCTTGGGTAATTGAAAATAGCAAAGAAGTTTTTGACCAACATATTTTGCCATTACTTCAAAGTGATGACAGTCATTATCGTTTATATGGTATTTTTTTATTGGATCAATTAAATGGTAAAGAAATTGTGATGACGGAAAGTATTTGGCAGGTTTTGGAAAATCTAAATAATTATGAGAAATTGTATTTAACGTATTTAGTTCAAGGTTTAACGCTCAATAAATTAGACTTCATTCATCGCGGCTTATTAACGCTTTACCATAATGAATTATTTGTAAGTGAAAATGATGTAATGGTTGCATGGATTAATCAAGGTGAACTCATAATTGCTGAAAAAGTAGATTTAACTGATGTTGAGCCATATATCGGTGCGTTTATTTATTTGTATTTTAAAAATCAACCTCGAAACGTTACAAAGAAGCAAATTACAACATGGTTAGGCATAACACAATATAAACTGAACAAAATGATTGAATTTCTCTTGAGCATATAG
- the trxB gene encoding thioredoxin-disulfide reductase gives MTEIDFDIAIIGAGPAGMTAAVYASRANLKTVMIERGIPGGQMANTEEVENFPGFEMITGPDLSTKMFEHAKKFGAVYQYGDIKSVEDKGEYKVINFGNKELTAKAVIIATGAEYKKIGVPGEQELGGRGVSYCAVCDGAFFKNKRLFVIGGGDSAVEEGTFLTKFADKVTIVHRRDELRAQRILQDRAFKNDKIDFIWSHTLKSINEKDGKVGSVTLTSTKDGSEETHEADGVFIYIGMKPLTAPFKDLGITNDVGYIVTKDDMTTSVPGIFAAGDVRDKGLRQIVTATGDGSIAAQSAAEYIEHLNDQA, from the coding sequence ATGACTGAAATAGATTTTGATATAGCAATTATCGGTGCAGGTCCAGCTGGTATGACTGCTGCAGTATACGCATCACGTGCTAATTTAAAAACAGTTATGATTGAAAGAGGTATTCCAGGCGGTCAAATGGCTAATACAGAAGAAGTAGAGAACTTCCCTGGTTTCGAAATGATTACAGGTCCAGATTTATCTACAAAAATGTTTGAACACGCTAAAAAGTTTGGTGCAGTTTATCAATATGGAGATATTAAATCTGTAGAAGATAAAGGCGAATATAAAGTGATTAACTTTGGTAATAAAGAATTAACAGCGAAAGCGGTTATTATTGCTACAGGTGCAGAATACAAGAAAATTGGTGTTCCGGGTGAACAAGAACTTGGTGGACGCGGTGTAAGTTATTGTGCAGTATGTGATGGTGCATTCTTTAAAAATAAACGCCTATTCGTTATCGGTGGTGGTGATTCAGCAGTAGAAGAGGGAACATTCTTAACTAAATTTGCTGACAAAGTAACAATCGTTCACCGTCGTGATGAGTTACGTGCACAGCGTATTTTACAAGATAGAGCATTCAAAAATGATAAAATCGACTTTATTTGGAGTCATACTTTGAAATCAATTAATGAAAAAGACGGCAAAGTGGGTTCTGTGACATTAACGTCTACAAAAGATGGTTCAGAAGAAACACACGAGGCTGATGGTGTATTCATCTATATTGGTATGAAACCATTAACAGCGCCATTTAAAGACTTAGGTATTACAAATGATGTTGGTTATATTGTAACAAAAGATGATATGACAACATCAGTACCAGGTATTTTTGCAGCAGGAGATGTTCGCGACAAAGGTTTACGCCAAATTGTCACTGCTACTGGCGATGGTAGTATTGCAGCGCAAAGTGCAGCGGAATATATTGAACATTTAAACGATCAAGCTTAA
- the rapZ gene encoding RNase adapter RapZ, with translation MDNNEKEKSKSELLVVTGLSGAGKSLVIQCLEDMGYFCVDNLPPVLLPKFVELMEQGNPSLRKVAIAIDLRGKELFNSLVAVVDKVKSESDVIIDVMFLEASTEKLISRYKETRRAHPLMEQGKRSLINAINDEREHLSQIRSIANFVIDTTKLSPKELKERIRRYYEDEEFETFTINVTSFGFKHGIQMDADLVFDVRFLPNPYYVVDLRPLTGLDKDVYNYVMKWKETEIFFEKLTDLLDFMIPGYKKEGKSQLVIAIGCTGGQHRSVALAERLGNYLNEVFEYNVYVHHRDAHIESGEKK, from the coding sequence ATGGATAATAATGAAAAAGAAAAAAGTAAAAGTGAACTATTAGTTGTAACAGGTTTATCTGGCGCAGGTAAATCTTTGGTTATTCAATGTTTAGAAGACATGGGATATTTTTGTGTAGATAATCTACCACCAGTGTTATTGCCTAAATTTGTAGAGTTGATGGAACAAGGAAATCCATCCTTAAGAAAAGTGGCAATTGCAATTGATTTAAGAGGTAAGGAACTATTTAATTCATTAGTTGCAGTAGTGGATAAAGTCAAAAGTGAAAGTGACGTCATCATTGATGTTATGTTTTTAGAAGCAAGTACTGAAAAATTAATTTCAAGATATAAGGAAACGCGTCGTGCACATCCTTTGATGGAACAAGGTAAAAGATCGTTAATCAATGCAATTAATGATGAGCGAGAGCATTTGTCTCAAATTAGAAGTATAGCTAATTTTGTTATAGATACTACAAAGTTATCACCTAAAGAATTAAAAGAACGCATTCGTCGATACTATGAAGATGAAGAGTTTGAAACTTTTACAATTAATGTCACAAGTTTCGGTTTTAAACATGGGATTCAGATGGATGCAGATTTAGTATTTGATGTACGATTTTTACCAAATCCATATTATGTAGTAGATTTAAGACCTTTAACAGGATTAGATAAAGACGTTTATAATTATGTTATGAAATGGAAAGAGACGGAGATTTTCTTTGAAAAATTAACTGATTTGTTAGATTTTATGATACCCGGGTATAAAAAAGAAGGGAAATCTCAATTAGTAATTGCCATCGGTTGTACGGGTGGACAACATCGATCTGTAGCATTAGCAGAACGACTAGGTAATTATCTAAATGAAGTATTTGAATATAATGTTTATGTGCATCATAGGGACGCACATATTGAAAGTGGCGAGAAAAAATGA
- a CDS encoding YvcK family protein: MRQIKVVLIGGGTGLSVMARGLREFPIDITAIVTVADNGGSTGKIRDEMDIPAPGDIRNVIAALSDSESVLSQLFQYRFEENQISGHSLGNLLIAGMTNITNDFGHAIKALSKILNIKGRVIPSTNTSVQLNAVMEDGEIVFGETNIPKKHKKIDRVFLEPNDVQPMEEAIDALREADLIVLGPGSLYTSVISNLCVNGISDALIHSDAPKLYVSNVMTQPGETDGYSVKDHIDAIHRQAGQPFIDYVICSTQTFNAQVLKKYEEKHSKPVEVNKAELEKESINVKTSSNLVEISENHLVRHNTKVLSTMIYDIALELISTIPFVPSDKRK, translated from the coding sequence ATGAGACAAATAAAAGTTGTACTTATCGGTGGTGGCACTGGCTTATCAGTTATGGCTAGGGGATTAAGAGAATTCCCAATTGATATTACGGCGATTGTAACAGTTGCTGATAATGGTGGGAGTACAGGGAAAATCAGAGATGAAATGGATATACCAGCACCAGGAGACATCAGAAATGTGATTGCAGCTTTAAGTGATTCTGAGTCAGTTTTAAGCCAACTTTTTCAGTATCGCTTTGAAGAAAATCAAATTAGCGGTCACTCATTAGGTAATTTATTAATCGCAGGTATGACTAATATTACGAATGATTTCGGACATGCCATTAAAGCATTAAGTAAAATTTTAAATATTAAAGGTAGAGTCATTCCATCTACAAATACAAGTGTGCAATTAAATGCTGTTATGGAAGATGGAGAAATTGTTTTTGGAGAAACAAATATTCCTAAAAAACATAAAAAAATTGATCGTGTGTTTTTAGAACCTAACGATGTGCAACCAATGGAAGAAGCAATCGATGCTTTAAGGGAAGCAGATTTAATCGTTCTTGGACCAGGGTCATTATATACGAGCGTTATTTCTAACTTATGTGTGAATGGTATTTCAGATGCGTTAATTCATTCTGATGCGCCTAAGCTATATGTTTCTAATGTGATGACGCAACCTGGGGAAACAGATGGTTATAGCGTGAAAGATCATATCGATGCGATTCATAGACAAGCTGGACAACCGTTTATTGATTATGTCATTTGTAGTACACAAACTTTCAATGCTCAAGTTTTGAAAAAATATGAAGAAAAACATTCTAAACCAGTTGAAGTTAATAAGGCTGAACTTGAAAAAGAAAGCATAAATGTAAAAACATCTTCAAATTTAGTTGAAATTTCTGAAAATCATTTAGTAAGACATAATACTAAAGTGTTATCGACAATGATTTATGACATAGCTTTAGAATTAATTAGTACTATTCCTTTCGTACCAAGTGATAAACGTAAATAA
- the whiA gene encoding DNA-binding protein WhiA: MSFASEMKNELTRIDVDEMNAKAELSALIRMNGALSLSNQQFVINVQTENATTARRIYSLIKRVFNVEVEILVRKKMKLKKNNIYICRTKMKAKEILDELGILKDGIFTHEIDHSMIQDDEMRRSYLRGAFLAGGSVNNPETSSYHLEIFSQNESHAEGLTKLMNSYELNAKHLERKKGSITYLKEAEKISDFLSLIGGYQALLKFEDVRIVRDMRNSVNRLVNCETANLNKTVSAAMKQVESIKLIDKEIGIENLPDRLREIARIRVEHQEISLKELGEMVSTGPISKSGVNHRLRKLNDLADKIRNGEQIEL, translated from the coding sequence ATGAGCTTTGCATCAGAAATGAAAAATGAATTAACTAGAATAGACGTCGATGAAATGAATGCAAAAGCAGAGCTCAGTGCACTGATTCGAATGAATGGTGCACTTAGTCTTTCAAATCAACAATTTGTTATAAATGTTCAAACGGAAAATGCAACAACGGCAAGACGTATTTATTCGTTGATTAAACGTGTCTTTAATGTGGAAGTTGAAATATTAGTCCGTAAAAAAATGAAACTTAAAAAAAATAATATTTATATTTGTCGTACAAAGATGAAAGCGAAAGAAATTCTTGATGAATTAGGAATTTTAAAAGACGGCATTTTTACGCATGAAATTGATCATTCAATGATTCAAGATGACGAAATGAGACGCAGTTACTTGAGAGGAGCTTTTCTGGCAGGTGGCTCAGTGAATAACCCTGAAACATCTTCGTACCATTTGGAAATTTTTTCTCAAAATGAGAGTCATGCAGAAGGCTTAACGAAACTAATGAATAGTTATGAGTTGAATGCCAAACATTTAGAGCGAAAAAAAGGAAGTATTACGTATTTAAAAGAAGCGGAAAAGATTTCGGATTTTCTTAGTTTGATAGGTGGCTATCAAGCGTTATTAAAATTTGAAGACGTACGTATTGTAAGAGATATGCGTAATTCTGTTAACCGACTCGTTAATTGTGAAACGGCCAATCTAAATAAAACAGTTAGTGCTGCGATGAAACAAGTTGAGAGCATTAAATTGATTGATAAAGAAATTGGTATTGAAAATTTACCAGACAGGTTGAGAGAGATTGCTAGAATTCGAGTAGAACATCAAGAAATTTCGTTGAAAGAGCTTGGAGAAATGGTATCAACTGGTCCAATTTCAAAATCAGGTGTAAATCACCGATTAAGAAAACTGAATGATTTAGCCGATAAGATTAGAAATGGTGAACAAATAGAATTATAA
- the clpP gene encoding ATP-dependent Clp endopeptidase proteolytic subunit ClpP — protein MNLIPTVIETTNRGERAYDIYSRLLKDRIIMLGSQIDDNVANSIVSQLLFLQAQDSEKDIYLYINSPGGSVTAGFAIYDTIQHIKPDVQTICIGMAASMGSFLLAAGAKGKRFALPNAEVMIHQPLGGAQGQATEIEIAANHILKTREKLNRILSERTGQSIEKIQKDTDRDNFLTAEEAKEYGLIDEVMVPETK, from the coding sequence ATGAATTTAATTCCTACAGTTATTGAAACAACAAACCGCGGTGAACGTGCATATGATATATACTCACGTTTATTAAAAGACCGTATTATTATGTTAGGTTCACAAATTGATGACAACGTAGCAAATTCAATCGTATCACAGTTATTATTCTTACAAGCGCAAGACTCAGAGAAAGATATTTATTTATACATTAATTCACCAGGTGGAAGTGTAACAGCTGGTTTTGCGATTTATGATACAATTCAACACATTAAACCTGATGTTCAAACAATTTGTATCGGTATGGCTGCATCAATGGGATCATTCTTATTAGCAGCTGGTGCAAAAGGTAAACGTTTCGCGTTACCAAATGCAGAAGTAATGATTCACCAACCATTAGGTGGTGCTCAAGGACAAGCAACTGAAATCGAAATTGCTGCAAATCACATTTTAAAAACACGTGAAAAATTAAACCGCATTTTATCAGAGCGTACTGGTCAAAGTATTGAAAAAATACAAAAAGACACAGATCGTGATAACTTCTTAACTGCAGAAGAAGCTAAAGAATATGGCTTAATTGATGAAGTGATGGTACCTGAAACAAAATAA
- a CDS encoding TIGR01777 family oxidoreductase, whose product MKQYLITGGTGMVGSQLVNEIKKSDSHITILTRHDQISNDKKISYVNWAKSGWEHKVPQNIDVVINLAGATLNKRWTPEYKQTLMLSRIQSTQALYELFKSRNKAPKALFNASATGYYPPDLFMSYTEVYKTLPFDFLSDIVYQWERFAQQFEQLGTRVVIGRFGIILSNEGGALQTMKLPYEYYIGGKLGSGQQWYSWIHINDLIQAILFLINNESASGPFNLTAPIPERQNLFGYTLARAMHKPHETWAPSLAMRLILGQMSTVVLDTQKVLPNKIQALGFQFKYSNLKMALEDLIKE is encoded by the coding sequence ATGAAACAATACTTAATTACTGGTGGGACTGGTATGGTTGGATCTCAATTAGTTAATGAAATTAAAAAATCAGATTCACATATCACGATATTAACGCGACACGACCAAATTTCAAATGATAAGAAAATTTCATATGTCAACTGGGCTAAATCTGGGTGGGAACACAAAGTTCCTCAAAATATCGATGTGGTCATCAACTTAGCAGGTGCTACATTGAATAAACGATGGACACCGGAATATAAACAAACGCTAATGCTAAGTAGAATTCAATCTACGCAAGCTTTATATGAATTGTTTAAATCACGTAATAAAGCACCTAAAGCTTTATTTAATGCTAGTGCCACTGGTTACTATCCTCCTGATTTATTTATGAGTTACACAGAAGTTTATAAAACTTTACCTTTTGATTTCTTATCAGATATTGTGTATCAATGGGAACGTTTCGCACAACAATTTGAACAATTAGGTACACGAGTTGTCATCGGTCGTTTCGGTATAATTTTATCGAATGAAGGCGGTGCGTTACAAACAATGAAACTACCATACGAATATTACATTGGTGGTAAATTAGGTTCTGGTCAACAATGGTATTCATGGATTCATATCAATGATTTAATTCAAGCTATTTTATTTTTAATAAATAACGAGTCAGCTAGTGGTCCGTTTAATTTAACTGCACCTATACCTGAACGTCAAAATTTATTTGGCTACACTTTAGCAAGAGCTATGCATAAGCCTCATGAAACTTGGGCACCAAGTCTTGCAATGCGTCTCATACTTGGTCAAATGTCAACAGTAGTATTGGATACTCAAAAAGTATTACCTAATAAAATTCAAGCATTGGGATTCCAATTTAAATATAGTAATTTAAAAATGGCACTTGAAGATTTAATTAAAGAATAA
- a CDS encoding DUF4887 domain-containing protein, translating into MSNQNYDYNKNEDGSKKKMSTTAKVVSIATVLLLLGGLVFAIFAYVDHSNKAKERMLNEQKQEQKEKRQKENAEKERKKKQQEEKEQNELDSQANQYQQLPQQNQYQYVPPQQQAPTKQRPAKEENDDKASKDESKDKDDKASQDKSDDNQKKTDDNKQPAQPKPQPQQPTPKPNNNQQNNQSNQQAKPQAPQQNSQSTTNKQNNANDK; encoded by the coding sequence ATGTCGAATCAAAATTACGACTACAATAAAAATGAAGATGGAAGTAAGAAGAAAATGAGTACAACAGCGAAAGTAGTTAGCATTGCGACGGTATTGCTATTACTCGGAGGATTAGTATTTGCAATTTTTGCATATGTAGATCATTCGAATAAAGCTAAAGAACGTATGTTGAACGAACAAAAGCAGGAACAAAAAGAAAAGCGTCAAAAAGAAAATGCAGAAAAAGAGAGAAAGAAAAAGCAACAAGAGGAAAAAGAGCAGAATGAGCTAGATTCACAAGCAAACCAATATCAGCAATTGCCACAGCAGAATCAATATCAATATGTGCCACCTCAGCAACAAGCACCTACAAAGCAACGTCCTGCTAAAGAAGAGAATGATGATAAAGCATCAAAGGATGAGTCGAAAGATAAGGATGACAAAGCATCTCAAGATAAATCAGATGATAATCAGAAGAAAACTGATGATAATAAACAACCAGCTCAGCCTAAACCACAGCCGCAACAACCAACACCAAAGCCAAATAATAATCAACAAAACAATCAATCAAATCAGCAAGCAAAACCACAAGCACCACAACAAAATAGCCAATCAACAACAAATAAACAAAATAATGCTAATGATAAGTAG
- a CDS encoding sugar-binding transcriptional regulator, with protein MKDLLQAQQKLIPDLIDKMYKRFSILTTISKNQPVGRRSLSEHMDMTERVLRSETDMLKKQDLIKVKPTGMEITAEGEQLISQLKGYFDIYADDNRLSEGIKNKFQIKEVHVVPGDADNSQSVKTELGRQAGQLLEGILQEDAIVAVTGGSTMACVSEAIHLLPYNVFFVPARGGLGENVVFQANTIAASMAQQAGGYYTTMYVPDNVSETTYNTLLLEPSVINTLDKIKQANVILHGIGDALKMAHRRQSPEKVIEQLQHHQAVGEAFGYYFDTQGQIVHKVKTIGLQLEDLESKDFIFAVAGGKSKGEAIKAYLTIAPKNTVLITDEAAAKIILE; from the coding sequence GTGAAAGACTTATTGCAAGCACAGCAAAAGCTTATACCGGATCTCATAGATAAAATGTATAAACGTTTTTCTATTCTTACTACTATCTCAAAAAATCAGCCTGTCGGACGTCGAAGTTTAAGCGAACATATGGATATGACTGAACGTGTACTGCGTTCTGAAACAGATATGCTTAAGAAACAAGATTTGATAAAAGTTAAGCCTACCGGAATGGAAATTACAGCTGAAGGTGAGCAACTGATTTCGCAATTGAAAGGTTACTTTGATATCTATGCAGATGATAATCGTCTGTCAGAAGGTATTAAGAATAAATTTCAAATTAAGGAAGTTCATGTTGTTCCTGGTGATGCTGATAATAGTCAATCTGTTAAAACAGAATTAGGTAGACAAGCAGGTCAATTACTTGAAGGCATATTACAAGAAGACGCGATAGTTGCTGTAACTGGCGGATCCACGATGGCATGTGTTAGTGAAGCAATTCATTTATTACCATATAATGTATTCTTCGTACCAGCCAGAGGTGGACTAGGCGAAAATGTTGTCTTTCAGGCAAACACAATTGCAGCCAGTATGGCACAACAAGCTGGCGGTTATTATACGACGATGTATGTACCTGATAATGTCAGTGAAACAACATATAATACATTGTTGTTAGAGCCATCAGTCATAAACACTTTAGACAAAATTAAACAAGCAAACGTTATATTACACGGCATTGGTGATGCGCTGAAGATGGCGCATCGACGTCAATCACCTGAAAAGGTCATTGAACAACTTCAACATCATCAAGCTGTCGGAGAGGCATTTGGTTATTATTTTGATACACAAGGTCAAATTGTCCATAAGGTTAAAACAATTGGACTTCAATTAGAAGACCTTGAATCAAAAGACTTTATTTTTGCAGTTGCAGGAGGCAAATCGAAAGGTGAAGCAATTAAAGCATACTTGACGATTGCACCCAAGAATACAGTGTTAATCACTGATGAAGCCGCAGCAAAGATAATACTTGAATAA